A window from Triticum aestivum cultivar Chinese Spring chromosome 6D, IWGSC CS RefSeq v2.1, whole genome shotgun sequence encodes these proteins:
- the LOC123145290 gene encoding protein NRT1/ PTR FAMILY 7.3 yields the protein MAPSTVDPKCVSPVTEDGSMDRRGNPAVKAKTGKWKSSILLLVNYALVTCAFFGVGVNLVVFLRRVLHQDNAEAANSISKWTGTVYIFSLIGAFMSDSYWGRYITCAIFQMIYVTGLVILSLASWFLLVKPTGCGDVETHCDPPSAAGVALFYLSTYMIAFGNGGYQPSIATLGSDQFDETDPDEARSKVAFFSYFYLALNVGSIFSNTVLVYYEDAGQWVMGFWVSAGAAALALVLFLLGTPNYRYFKPTGNPLTRIAQVLVAACRKWRDHAPTRGELLHELDGNESYKESGIRKIMHSDQLRYLDKAATVTEEDYCEPERMKDPWRLCTVTQVEEVKCILKMLPIWMCTIVYSVVFTQMASLFVEQGTTMDTNIGSFHVPAASMSVFDILSVLAFIAIYRRVLVPVMARLSGNPQGLTELQRMGVGLVIGMGAMVVAGVVEVERLKRVAAPDQPSSLSVLWQVPQYALIGASEVFMYVGQLEFFNGQAPDGVKSFGSSLCMASISLGNYVSIMLVSVVTSLTAGDKRPGWIPGNLNSGHLDRFYFLLAALSLVDLAVYVACAMWYKGIKLDSNEEKGKVPVHV from the exons ATGGCTCCGAGCACCGTCGATCCCAAGTGCGTATCGCCCGTCACTGAAGATGGGTCGATGGACAGGCGAGGAAACCCAGCAGTCAAAGCGAAGACTGGGAAATGGAAATCTTCCATCCTGCTGCTAG TTAACTATGCGCTTGTAACGTGCGCCTTCTTCGGCGTCGGGGTGAACCTGGTGGTGTTCCTCCGGCGGGTGCTCCACCAGGACAACGCCGAGGCGGCCAACAGCATCAGCAAATGGACCGGCACCGTCTACATCTTCTCCCTCATCGGCGCCTTCATGAGCGACTCCTACTGGGGCCGCTACATCACCTGCGCCATCTTCCAAATGATCTATGTCACG GGGCTTGTGATACTGTCACTGGCGTCGTGGTTCCTGCTGGTGAAGCCCACCGGGTGCGGCGACGTGGAGACGCACTGCGACCCGCCGTCGGCGGCGGGGGTGGCGCTCTTCTACCTGTCGACGTACATGATCGCGTTCGGCAACGGCGGGTACCAGCCGTCCATCGCCACGCTGGGCTCGGACCAGTTCGACGAGACGGACCCCGACGAGGCGCGCTCCAAGGTGGCCTTCTTCAGCTACTTCTACCTGGCGCTCAACGTGggctccatcttctccaacaccgtgcTGGTGTACTACGAGGACGCCGGGCAGTGGGTCATGGGCTTCTGGGTctcggcgggcgcggcggcgctggcgcTCGTGCTCTTCCTCCTCGGCACCCCCAACTACCGCTACTTCAAGCCCACCGGCAACCCGCTCACCCGCATCGCGCAGGTGCTCGTCGCCGCGTGCCGCAAGTGGCGCGACCACGCGCCCACCCGCGGCGAGCTGCTCCACGAGCTGGACGGCAACGAGTCTTACAAGGAGTCCGGCATCCGGAAGATCATGCACAGCGACCAGCTCAGGTACCTTGACAAGGCCGCGACGGTCACCGAGGAGGACTACTGCGAGCCGGAGAGGATGAAGGACCCGTGGCGGCTCTGCACCGTGACGCAGGTGGAGGAGGTGAAGTGCATCCTCAAGATGCTGCCCATCTGGATGTGCACCATTGTCTACTCGGTGGTGTTCACGCAGATGGCGTCGCTGTTCGTGGAGCAAGGGACCACCATGGACACCAACATCGGGTCGTTCCACGTGCCGGCCGCGAGCATGTCGGTGTTCGACATCCTCAGCGTTCTGGCGTTCATCGCCATCTACCGGCGTGTGCTGGTGCCGGTCATGGCGAGGCTGTCCGGGAACCCGCAGGGTCTGACGGAGCTGCAGCGTATGGGCGTCGGGCTCGTGATCGGCATGGGGGCGATGGTGGTGGCGGGCGTCGTGGAGGTGGAGCGGCTGAAGCGGGTGGCCGCGCCGGACCAGCCGAGCTCCCTGAGCGTGCTGTGGCAGGTGCCGCAGTACGCGCTGATCGGGGCTTCGGAGGTGTTCATGTACGTCGGGCAGCTGGAGTTCTTCAACGGGCAGGCGCCCGACGGCGTCAAGAGCTTCGGCAGCTCGTTGTGCATGGCGTCCATCTCGCTCGGGAACTACGTGAGCATCATGCTGGTCAGCGTGGTGACCAGCCTCACCGCCGGCGACAAGAGGCCTGGGTGGATCCCGGGTaacctcaactccggccacctcgacaGGTTCTACTTCCTCCTCGCCGCGCTCTCGCTCGTCGACCTCGCCGTGTACGTGGCCTGCGCGATGTGGTACAAGGGCATCAAGCTCGACAGCAACGAGGAGAAGGGAAAGGTGCCGGTGCATGTTTAG